A DNA window from Arachis duranensis cultivar V14167 chromosome 3, aradu.V14167.gnm2.J7QH, whole genome shotgun sequence contains the following coding sequences:
- the LOC107480603 gene encoding sulfite exporter TauE/SafE family protein 5 isoform X1, with protein sequence MNHASLSCFLLIFIVAFNSINPSSAKSQTSSVEKILEWRNSNDDNGSQEHAKVPLSGHMLLASLLCFVASSISSAGGIGGGGLFIPILTIVASLDLKTASSLSAFMVTGGSIANVFCNLLCTTSTRFGGKSLIDYDIALLSEPCMLLGVSIGVICNLVFPEWLITLLFAIFLTWSTSKTCINGVLFWKAESEEISKKGFEGVENGDNAADEEGQRLVQENKQENEEGLKSLEPLLAAEENRKFGIPWLKLGVLLLVWFCFFFLYLLRGNKYGQSIIPMEACGVGYWILSSVQVPLAIGFTAWIVLRKEGPCLSRSGQPNKMIFPVMALLAGMLGGVFGIGGGMLISPLLIQVGVPPEVTAATCSFMVFFSSTMSALQYVMLGMEHIETAVTLAIICFIASLLGLLVVHRAIKKYGRPSLIVFSVSLVMALSIVLMTSFGAMDIWKDYKSGKYMGFKHPC encoded by the exons ATGAACCACGCTTCTCTTTCATGCTTCCTTCTCATCTTCATCGTAGCCTTCAACTCCATCAACCCCTCCTCTGCAAAATCACAAACAAGCTCGGTGGAGAAAATCCTTGAATGGAGAAACAGCAATGATGATAATGGATCACAAGAACATGCCAAGGTACCTTTATCAGGCCACATGCTTCTTGCATCACTCTTGTGTTTCGTGGCTTCTTCCATATCCAGTGCTGGTGGGATCGGTGGTGGTGGCCTCTTTATACCTATACTCACCATTGTTGCTTCTTTAGACCTCAAAACAGCTTCGTCTCTCTCTGCTTTCATGGTCACTGGAGGCTCCATTGCTAACGTTTTCTGCAACCTCCTCTGCACCACTAGTACTAGATTTGGTGGCAAATCATTGATTGATTATGATATAGCTCTCTTGTCAGAACCGTGTATGTTGCTGGGAGTGAGCATTGGAGTTATCTGCAACCTTGTGTTCCCAGAATGGTTGATCACTTTGTTGTTTGCCATCTTTCTCACTTGGTCTACCTCAAAAACTTGCATCAATGGGGTACTGTTTTGGAAGGCCGAGTCAGAAGAGATTAGTAAGAAAGGGTTTGAGGGAGTTGAGAATGGGGATAATGCTGCTGATGAAGAAGGCCAGAGGCTAGTTCAGGAGAACAAacaagagaatgaagaaggGTTGAAGAGTCTTGAGCCTCTTCTTGCTGCTGAAGAGAATAGAAAATTTGGTATCCCTTGGTTGAAATTGGGGGTGTTGCTTTTAGTCTGGTTCTGTTTCTTCTTCCTCTATCTTCTTCGTGGCAATAAATATGGACAG AGTATAATTCCAATGGAGGCATGTGGTGTTGGATATTGGATCCTCTCATCAGTTCAAGTACCTCTGGCTATAGGTTTCACTGCCTGGATTGTGCTTAGAAAAGAA GGTCCATGCCTAAGCAGAAGTGGGCAACCAAATAAGATGATTTTTCCAGTGATGGCACTACTAGCGGGGATGCTGGGTGGTGTATTTGGAATTGGTGGTGGAATGCTCATAAGTCCACTTCTCATTCAGGTTGGAGTACCTCCTGAG GTAACAGCAGCAACATGctcattcatggtgttcttctcATCTACCATGTCAGCATTGCAATATGTAATGTTGGGAATGGAACACATAGAGACAGCAGTAACATTGGCCATAATATGTTTCATTGCATCACTCCTTGGGTTATTAGTGGTGCATAGAGCAATCAAAAAATATGGAAGACCATCCTTGATAGTATTTTCTGTTAGCTTAGTGATGGCACTCAGCATTGTCCTCATGACTAGCTTTGGAGCCATGGATATTTGGAAGGACTACAAGTCAGGGAAATACATGGGGTTCAAACATCCATGCTGA
- the LOC107480602 gene encoding probably inactive leucine-rich repeat receptor-like protein kinase At5g48380, translating to MGIILLLCFLLTVFTPGHGTDTDIVCLKSIKESLEDPYNYLQSWNLNNKTEGFICRFSGVECWHPDENRVLNLKLSNMGLKGEFPRGIQNCSSLTGLDLSINQLWGPIPSDISTLLRFATTIDLSSNKFSGEIPPNLANCTYLNTLKLDDNKLSGGIPPEFASLRRLKTLSLTNNELSGPVPNFAYDSVTVSYGNNRGLCGGPCSSHKHLHLHLHLTFKVALLLAFVLSFIVCVVVRTMCFRASSRTRKHMKPAKLDTLKYVCSLIRWKMRPLVYHIRQLLPLHLQHNGTQQIALLVERLTSTMNLEELNDATESFSIDNAIGVGKMGIMYEGVLANGWHLAVKRLSDSQLFEREVLLEIRILGKLQHRNIVPLLGFCVDNKERILVYQYTSNGRLSKWLHPLESEAVILTWSQRIKIALGMARALSWLHHTCNWHVVHLNVSSECVLLDESFEPKLSNFGEAKFMNPNKHDDLSMTFYVEDGKKDVFDLGSVLLELVTGKTLKELVCLSNNADLSGDPSTIYDAIDKSLFGKGFENEVFTLVKVACECIQPFPDDRPTMLQVYNSMTNVWEENHEFIDHSNMLARGLEIVSATSNSGEIVEL from the exons ATGGGTATTATTCTCCTGTTGTGTTTCTTGCTCACCGTTTTCACACCAGGCCATGGTACTGACACAGATATAGTCTGTTTGAAATCCATCAAAGAATCCTTGGAAGATCCATATAACTACTTACAATCCTGGAACCTCAACAACAAAACCGAAGGTTTCATATGTAGATTTAGTGGCGTTGAGTGCTGGCATCCCGATGAAAATAGAGTGCTTAATCTGAAACTATCGAACATGGGTCTCAAGGGGGAGTTCCCGCGGGGCATTCAGAATTGTTCATCTTTGACTGGCTTAGATCTTTCTATAAACCAGTTATGGGGACCCATCCCTTCTGATATATCAACACTACTCAGATTTGCTACCACCATTGATCTCTCAAGTAACAAGTTCAGCGGAGAGATTCCACCAAATTTGGCTAACTGCACTTACCTGAATACTCTCAAGCTTGATGACAACAAGCTCAGTGGTGGAATCCCACCAGAATTCGCGAGTCTCCGCAGGCTTAAGACACTGTCTCTGACCAACAATGAGTTGTCAGGACCAGTGCCTAACTTTGCATATGATTCAGTAACTGTTAGCTATGGTAATAATAGAGGGCTTTGTGGAGGACCATGCTCCTCGCACAAGCACCTCCACCTACACCTACACCTAACATTTAAGGTTGCCCTCCTTCTTGCTTTTGTTTTATCCTTCATCGTTTGTGTTGTTGTGCGCACCATGTGCTTCCGTGCTTCTTCTAGGACTAGGAAACACATGAAGCCCGCCAAATTAGATACATTGAAATATGTTTGTTCCCTCATAAGGTGGAAGATGCGACCGCTTGTTTATCACATACGCCAACTGCTACCTCTGCACTTGCAACACAATGGAACCCAACAG ATAGCGCTACTAGTGGAAAGATTGACATCCACTATGAACTTAGAAGAACTCAATGATGCTACCGAAAGCTTTTCTATTGACAATGCCATAGGGGTGGGCAAAATGGGAATAATGTATGAGGGAGTTCTAGCTAATGGTTGGCACCTTGCTGTTAAGAGGCTATCCGATTCTCAACTGTTTGAGAGAGAAGTTCTTTTAGAGATAAGGATTCTTGGGAAGCTTCAACACAGAAACATAGTTCCTCTGCTTGGATTCTGTGTGGATAATAAGGAAAGGATTCTGGTGTACCAATATACATCAAATGGAAGACTTTCCAAATGGTTGCATCCTCTGGAATCTGAGGCTGTGATATTGACATGGTCACAGAGGATCAAGATTGCACTTGGTATGGCTAGAGCCTTATCTTGGCTTCATCACACTTGCAATTGGCATGTTGTCCATCTTAATGTATCTTCTGAGTGTGTCTTGCTTGATGAGAGTTTTGAACCAAAACTATCAAATTTTGGAGAGGCTAAGTTTATGAACCCCAACAAACATGATGATCTAAGCATGACATTTTATGTAGAGGATGGCAAGAAGGATGTTTTTGATCTTGGTAGTGTGCTTCTTGAGCTGGTCACCGGAAAAACATTGAAGGAATTGGTGTGTTTATCTAACAATGCTGACTTATCTGGTGACCCTTCAACTATTTATGATGCAATTGACAAGTCTCTTTTtgggaaaggatttgaaaatgaAGTGTTTACTCTTGTCAAAGTTGCTTGTGAGTGTATTCAGCCTTTTCCAGATGACAGGCCAACAATGCTTCAAGTTTACAACAGCATGACCAATGTATGGGAAGAGAATCATGAGTTTATTGATCATTCTAACATGCTTGCTAGGGGATTAGAAATTGTTTCTGCTACTTCGAATAGTGGTGAAATTGTTGAGTTATAA
- the LOC107480603 gene encoding sulfite exporter TauE/SafE family protein 5 isoform X2 has translation MNHASLSCFLLIFIVAFNSINPSSAKSQTSSVEKILEWRNSNDDNGSQEHAKVPLSGHMLLASLLCFVASSISSAGGIGGGGLFIPILTIVASLDLKTASSLSAFMVTGGSIANVFCNLLCTTSTRFGGKSLIDYDIALLSEPCMLLGVSIGVICNLVFPEWLITLLFAIFLTWSTSKTCINGVLFWKAESEEISKKGFEGVENGDNAADEEGQRLVQENKQENEEGLKSLEPLLAAEENRKFGIPWLKLGVLLLVWFCFFFLYLLRGNKYGQSIIPMEACGVGYWILSSVQVPLAIGFTAWIVLRKEGPCLSRSGQPNKMIFPVMALLAGMLGGVFGIGGGMLISPLLIQVTAATCSFMVFFSSTMSALQYVMLGMEHIETAVTLAIICFIASLLGLLVVHRAIKKYGRPSLIVFSVSLVMALSIVLMTSFGAMDIWKDYKSGKYMGFKHPC, from the exons ATGAACCACGCTTCTCTTTCATGCTTCCTTCTCATCTTCATCGTAGCCTTCAACTCCATCAACCCCTCCTCTGCAAAATCACAAACAAGCTCGGTGGAGAAAATCCTTGAATGGAGAAACAGCAATGATGATAATGGATCACAAGAACATGCCAAGGTACCTTTATCAGGCCACATGCTTCTTGCATCACTCTTGTGTTTCGTGGCTTCTTCCATATCCAGTGCTGGTGGGATCGGTGGTGGTGGCCTCTTTATACCTATACTCACCATTGTTGCTTCTTTAGACCTCAAAACAGCTTCGTCTCTCTCTGCTTTCATGGTCACTGGAGGCTCCATTGCTAACGTTTTCTGCAACCTCCTCTGCACCACTAGTACTAGATTTGGTGGCAAATCATTGATTGATTATGATATAGCTCTCTTGTCAGAACCGTGTATGTTGCTGGGAGTGAGCATTGGAGTTATCTGCAACCTTGTGTTCCCAGAATGGTTGATCACTTTGTTGTTTGCCATCTTTCTCACTTGGTCTACCTCAAAAACTTGCATCAATGGGGTACTGTTTTGGAAGGCCGAGTCAGAAGAGATTAGTAAGAAAGGGTTTGAGGGAGTTGAGAATGGGGATAATGCTGCTGATGAAGAAGGCCAGAGGCTAGTTCAGGAGAACAAacaagagaatgaagaaggGTTGAAGAGTCTTGAGCCTCTTCTTGCTGCTGAAGAGAATAGAAAATTTGGTATCCCTTGGTTGAAATTGGGGGTGTTGCTTTTAGTCTGGTTCTGTTTCTTCTTCCTCTATCTTCTTCGTGGCAATAAATATGGACAG AGTATAATTCCAATGGAGGCATGTGGTGTTGGATATTGGATCCTCTCATCAGTTCAAGTACCTCTGGCTATAGGTTTCACTGCCTGGATTGTGCTTAGAAAAGAA GGTCCATGCCTAAGCAGAAGTGGGCAACCAAATAAGATGATTTTTCCAGTGATGGCACTACTAGCGGGGATGCTGGGTGGTGTATTTGGAATTGGTGGTGGAATGCTCATAAGTCCACTTCTCATTCAG GTAACAGCAGCAACATGctcattcatggtgttcttctcATCTACCATGTCAGCATTGCAATATGTAATGTTGGGAATGGAACACATAGAGACAGCAGTAACATTGGCCATAATATGTTTCATTGCATCACTCCTTGGGTTATTAGTGGTGCATAGAGCAATCAAAAAATATGGAAGACCATCCTTGATAGTATTTTCTGTTAGCTTAGTGATGGCACTCAGCATTGTCCTCATGACTAGCTTTGGAGCCATGGATATTTGGAAGGACTACAAGTCAGGGAAATACATGGGGTTCAAACATCCATGCTGA